Proteins encoded in a region of the candidate division WOR-3 bacterium genome:
- a CDS encoding AAA family ATPase gives MKEILEIKEKFINVKKELAKSIIGQEEVIDKILITLIARGHALIVGVPGLAKTMIVKNLASLLDLDFKRVQFTPDLMPSDITGTEMIYENPETKTREFKFVKGPIFTNCLLADEINRTPPKTQSALLEAMQEKRVTVAGTTYKLDEPFFVLATQNPIEQEGTYPLPEAQLDRFMLEIRINYPSEEEEIKIAKLVEKEEIKYEKILTKKEIIEIQNMAKKIPVPDFILKYAVRLVRETRPETSEIDFIKRYVRYGAGPRASQFLIIGAKARAILKGTPSVEIEDINYLLEPVLRHRIILNFYAEADNIKVEDIINKIREHVKWEKYVSV, from the coding sequence ATGAAAGAAATTCTTGAAATAAAGGAAAAATTTATTAATGTAAAAAAAGAACTTGCAAAAAGTATAATAGGCCAGGAAGAGGTAATAGACAAAATTTTAATAACTTTAATTGCAAGGGGTCATGCACTCATAGTTGGGGTTCCAGGACTTGCAAAAACAATGATAGTTAAAAATTTAGCTTCACTACTTGACCTTGATTTTAAAAGAGTTCAGTTTACACCTGATCTTATGCCCTCTGATATCACGGGAACAGAAATGATATATGAAAATCCTGAAACAAAGACAAGAGAATTTAAATTTGTAAAGGGTCCAATATTTACAAACTGTCTACTTGCCGATGAGATAAATAGAACCCCACCCAAAACTCAATCTGCTCTTCTTGAAGCAATGCAGGAAAAAAGAGTTACTGTTGCAGGAACAACTTATAAACTGGATGAGCCTTTTTTTGTTCTTGCAACACAGAACCCAATAGAACAGGAGGGGACTTATCCCCTTCCTGAAGCACAACTTGATAGATTTATGCTTGAAATAAGGATAAATTATCCATCTGAGGAAGAAGAAATAAAAATAGCAAAACTTGTAGAAAAAGAAGAGATAAAATATGAAAAAATACTTACAAAAAAAGAAATAATTGAAATTCAAAATATGGCAAAAAAAATTCCTGTTCCTGATTTTATATTGAAATATGCTGTAAGACTTGTAAGAGAAACAAGACCTGAAACAAGTGAAATAGATTTTATAAAAAGGTATGTGAGATATGGTGCTGGACCAAGGGCTTCCCAATTTTTAATTATCGGTGCTAAAGCAAGAGCAATTTTAAAGGGAACCCCGTCTGTTGAGATTGAGGATATAAATTACCTTCTTGAACCTGTTTTAAGGCATAGAATAATTTTAAACTTTTATGCAGAGGCTGATAATATTAAAGTTGAGGATATAATCAACAAAATAAGAGAACATGTAAAGTGGGAAAAATATGTTAGTGTTTAA
- a CDS encoding archease: MEEEIREIEHTADIGFIVKAKDIESLIKKISLILSNVMVDTETIEIKETKNFEIKIEEEDFIVIDVLRELLYFFDTEGFIWKDVKVNIKGDIILLELKGEKFDNKKHKLKKDVKAVTYHDYYLERKENFYETRFILDI; encoded by the coding sequence ATGGAAGAAGAAATTAGAGAAATAGAACACACTGCTGATATAGGTTTTATAGTGAAAGCAAAAGATATTGAATCTTTAATTAAAAAAATTTCCCTTATACTTTCAAATGTTATGGTTGATACAGAAACTATCGAGATTAAAGAAACAAAAAATTTTGAAATAAAAATTGAAGAAGAAGATTTTATTGTAATTGATGTTTTAAGAGAGCTTTTATACTTTTTTGATACAGAAGGTTTTATTTGGAAGGATGTAAAAGTAAATATTAAAGGAGATATTATATTACTTGAATTAAAAGGTGAAAAATTTGATAATAAAAAACATAAATTAAAGAAGGATGTAAAGGCAGTTACATATCATGATTACTATCTTGAGAGAAAGGAGAATTTCTACGAGACAAGATTTATTCTTGATATTTAA